The stretch of DNA CCGCCGCCTGCGAGGAGACCGTTGCCGAACTCGGGCCGAACTGTATCGCGCTGCCGCAGGACGTCTCGACGGTGGCAGGGTGCAAGGCGTTGGCCGAGCAGTTCGCCGAGCACGAGTCGAAGCTCGATATCCTCGTGAACAATGCGGGCGCGGCGTGGGGCGTGCCGTTCGAGGAGTTTTCGGAGGTCGGCTGGGACAAGGTCATGGACCTCAACGTCAAGTCGCCGTTCTTCCTGACGCAGGCGCTGCACGCGGCGCTGAAGGCGTCGGGATCGCGCGCGAAGCCTGCCAAGGTCATCAATATCACCTCGATCGACGGCCAGCGGCTCAACCCGTGGGAGACGTACAGCTATCACGCGTCGAAATCGGCGCTGATCTATCTGACGAAGCGGATGGCCGCGCGGCTGGTGACGGATTCGATCAACGTCACCTCGATCGCACCGGGGGCGTTCGCGAGCGACATGAACAAGGCCGCGCGCGATCACGGCGACGCGGTGGCGGAAGGGATTCCGGCGAAGCGCGTCGGCGTCGACGAGGATATGGCGGGCGCCGCGATCTATCTCGCCAGCCGTGCCGGGGATTATGTGATCGGCGAGACGATCACGGTCGACGGCGGGCTGGTACACGCCTCGCTGGGGACGAGCATCGACGCGTAAGCCGCATCCGGACGCCCGCCCCCGGCAGCGGGCCGTCTATCGCACGCCGGTGACCGCGGCCGCCGTGATGGCGGTTGGCGATCCGGTTGACGGCGCGGGCGGCAGATCTTCCGCGCCCGGCACATCCCAGCGATCCATCGTGATCGCCGAGCACGCATAGGTCGCCCGATTGAAGATCCGGGCCGGTTTCAGCGCGGCCCCAAGCGCCGGCTGCGATGCCGCAAGCGTCCGCCGTGCATCGTCGATATGCGACGCGTAGGCGAGCGTCGTCACGGAGCCCGTCTTCAGCTTGGCGTTCACGACCGGAACGAAGTCCCCGACATAGCGTATTGTGCCGGGCTCGACGTGGAACGTCGGTGCGCCGAAGCAATAGCCGGCCGTGCCGATCTTCGCGACGACGGCGGTCGAGGTCACGACATAATCGCCTGGCGTCACGCGGATCACCTGCACCTCATAGGGCGCCTTGCGATCGACGCTGCCGACGGCGACGTCGTACACCGTCGTGTCGCCGGTCTTCTTCCAGTCTTTCCGGCGATAGAGCAGGTCGCGGCCGACGGGATCGTACCGCGCGAGCTGGACGAGCGCCGAACGGCCGGCGCTGTGCGCGTCGGGCCGGCGAAACGCGACGACCACCGCTGCCTCGCCGGGCGCGAGCACGAATGGCGCGCGGGGATCGACCTTCTTGCCGAGATAGACCGATCCCGGGCCGGCAACGGGCGCATCGAGTTTAGGGCGAGATCGACGGGCTGCGTAAAGATGGTGCGTTCGGTCACCTTGCCATCGACGCGCTCGGCGCCGACGATCCCGTTGAAATAGGCGTCGCGTTGGGCATCGGTCATCGCCTTGAGGCGCCGCGATGTGGCCAGAGGCACCTCGACCATCCGCCAGCCGTCGATCATCAGACAATTGCGCCGATTGGCGCGGCGTTGCTGTCCCTCGACAATGGCACTGCCGAGCAGTCCGCCCAGCCCGCCCCCGATACCCGCCGCAAGCGGCGAAACCAGCGTCGGATTATAGGAATAGGGGATCATGCCCGATGGCGTTCGCGATCCACGCGCGATCAGGCGGCAGCGTTGCCAGGCAGCATCGTAGGTGCCCCGGGTAGCGCCCGGACGATTGTAGAAATGCTGGTCGCTGATCCCGCGCCGAATCCTTTGCGATATCTTCGGGCGTATCTCTCGGATCGACCGGCGGCGACTGAGGGACGGCGGCATGCGTCGTCCCCCCATAAGGCACGGGGATCATCGCCTGCGCCGCAACCATGGTCGCCGACAAACAGGTCGCGAGCGTACTCGCGACCACAAACTTCACCGTCATGACATCCCCCACCCTATCGTCGCGACGGACCCTAGTAACGGGTCGCCGGACGGCAAGCGGAGTTGGACCCGATTTCGAACCTATCGGGCGATGCCGCCCGCCGCGAGGACGGCCAGCGTCACCAGCTCGCTTGCGGTCGAGGTCATCGGCGCGACCTGGACCGGCTTTTCCATGCCGATCAGCATCGGGCCGATGACCGAGTCGCCACCCAGTTCGCGGAGCAGCTTCGCCGAGATGTGCGCGGACTGGAGCCCCGGCATGATCAGCACGTTCGCGGGGCCGGACAGCCGCGCGAACGGGTAGTTCGCCAGCTGCTTCGGGTTGAGCGCGACATCCGGTGCCATCTCGCCCTCATATTCGAACCCGACCTGCCGCCCGTCGAGCACCGTCACCGCATCGCGGATGTTGTCGAGCCATTCGCCCTTCGGATTGCCGAAGTTCGAGTAGCTGAGGAACGCGACGCGCGGCTCATGCCCCATCCGCCGCGCGACCGCCGCGGTCTGCTCGGCGAAGTCGGCGAGTTGCTCGGCAGTGGGGCGTTCGTTGACAGTGGTGTCGGCGATGAACACCGTGTGGCTCTGGCCGACGAGCAGGTGGATGCCGAACGGCGTCTTGCCCGCGAGCGGATCGATCACGCGGCGGATCTGGCGCATCGTTTCGCCATAGGTGCGCGTGATGCCGGTGATCATCGCGTCGCCCTCGCCGAGCTGGAGCAGCAGCGCCCCGAAGATATTGCGGTCCTGGTTGACCATCCGCTCGCAGTCGCGGCGCAGATAGCCGCGCCGCTGGAGCCGCGAATACAGGAAGTCGACCATCTTCGGCACGAGCGGCGAGACGCGGCTGTTGTGGAGTTCGAAGCTCTCGGGATCGGTGACGCCGAGCGCGCGCAGCCGCTCGGGCACGTCGTCGCGACCGACCAGCACCGGCGTGCCATAGCCGCCTTCCTTGAACGCGATCGCCGCGCGCAGCACGACTTCCTCCTCGCCCTCCGCGAAGATGACGCGCTTCGGGTGAGCGCGCGCGCCCTCATACGCCATCGAAAGGACCGAGGTGGTCGGGTTGAGGCGTGCCCTCAACGAATGGCGATACGCCTCGATATCGAGGATCGGCTTGGTCGCGACGCCCGACTCCATCGCCGCTTTCGCGACCGCGACGGGGACGACTTCCATCAGCCGCGGATCGAACGGCGCGGGGATGATGTACGCCGGGCCGAAGCTGTGGCTGACGCCGTACGCCGCGGCGACCTCCTCGGGGACGCGTTCGCGCGCGAGTTCGGCGATCGCGTTGGCGGCGGCGATCTTCATCGCGTCGTTGATCCCCGTCGCACGCACGTCGAGCGCCCCGCGGAAGATGAACGGGAAGCCGAGCACGTTGTTGACCTGGTTCGGATAATCCGAGCGGCCGGTCGCGACGATCGCGTCGGGCCGCGCCGCCATCGCCAGTTCGGGGCGGATCTCCGGCTCGGGATTGGCCATCGCGAAGATGATCGGCGCGGGGGCCATATCCTTGACCATCTCGGGCGTCAGCGAACCCGCCGCCGAGAGCCCCAGGAACACGTCGGCGCCGACGAGCGCCTCGGTCAGCGTGCGCGTCTCGGTGATCGCGGCGTGCGCGGACTTCCACTGGTCGACGCCCTCGCGGCCCTGATAGATGACGCCCTTGCGGTCGCACAGGATGACGTTGTCGCCGCGCACGCCCATTGCTTTCACGAGCTCGGTGCAGGCGATCGCCGCCGCACCCGCGCCGTTGACGACGATCTTGACCTCGGAGAGTTTCCGCCCGGTCAGCAGGCATGCGTTGATGAGCCCTGCCGCGGTGATGATCGCGGTGCCGTGCTGGTCGTCATGGAAGACCGGGATGTTCATCCGCTCGCGCAACGCCTGCTCGATGATGAAGCATTCGGGCGCCTTGATGTCCTCGAGATTGATGCCGCCGAAGGTCGGCTCCATCAGCTCGACCGCGTCGATGAAGCGGTTCACGTCCTCGGTCTTCAGCTCGATATCGATCGCGTCGACATCGGCGAAGCGCTTGAACAGCACCGCCTTGCCTTCCATCACCGGCTTGCTCGCGAGCGGCCCGAGATTGCCCATGCCGAGGATCGCGGTGCCGTTCGAGATCACCGCGACGAGGTTTCCCTTGGCGGTATAGTCGTAGACGGTGGCGGGATCGTCGTAGATCGCCTGCACCGGCACCGCGACGCCGGGCGAATAGGCGAGCGCCAGGTCGCGCTGCGTCGCCATCGGCTTCGACGCGATGATCTCGATCTTTCCCGGCCGGCCTTCCGAATGGAAGAGGAGCGCCTCGCGTTCGGAGAATTGCAGCGTTTCGTCGGACATGGGCGGGGACCTCTCTCTTTGGCCGCTATCCTTACGCAGGGGATTTCCATTCGTCACCCCGGACGCTTCGTCCAAGCTGGCATCGTTCTCCTGCGAACGCAGGAGCCCAGGGTTCCGAACGACCGCGCTGCTTGATCCTAGACTCCTGCGTTCGCAGGAGAACGGGACCGGATGACGCGGCAACAAACTCCCGCTAGATCGCGCCGATGGCCAATCCCGCCCCTACCCCCATGATGACGCAGTATCTCGGCCTGAAGGCGGAGGCGGACGACTGCCTGCTGTTCTACCGCATGGGCGATTTCTTCGAATTGTTCATGGACGATGCGCGGATCGCGGCGGGGGTACTCGACATCGCGCTGACCGCGCGCGGCGAGCATGAGGGCAAGCCGATCCCGATGTGCGGTGTGCCGGTGCATGCCGCGACGGTTTATCTGCAACGCCTGATCAAGGCAGGCCACCGCGTCGCGATCGCCGAACAGGTCGAGAGCCCCGCCGAGGCCAAGGCGCGCGGCGGCTCCAAGGCGCTTGTCGCGCGCGCGATCGTCCGCGTCGTCACCGCCGGCACGCTGACCGAGGAGGCGCTGCTCGACGCCCGCAGCGACAATTGGTGCGTCGCGATCGGAGAGGTCGGCGGATCGGTGGCGATCGCCGCCGCCGACGTCTCGACCGGCCGGTTCGAGATCGTCGAGGTCGCGGCCGACGCGGTCGACGCCGAGCTCGCACGGCTCGGCGCGGCGGAAGTCGTCGCCGCGGAGGCGAGCGTGTTCGCGGAGGCTGCCACCACGCTCCGGCCCAAGCTCGACTTCGACAGCGCCGCGGGCGAGGCCCGTCTAAAGCGGCTCTACGGCGTCGCGACGCTCGACGGATTCGGCCAGTTCGGCCGCGCCTCGCTCGCCGCGGCGGGCGGGCTGGTCGCGTATCTCGAGCATAATGCCAAGGGCACGATGCCCTTCCTGCGCCCGCCGCGGATCGGCCGCGCCGCCGAAACGATGGCGATCGACGCGGCCACGCGCGAGAGCCTCGAGCTAACCTGCACCACCGGCGGCGTCCGCAAGGGCAGCCTGCTCGACGCGGTCGACCGGACCGTCACGGGCGCGGGCGCGCGGTTGCTCGGGGCGGATCTCGGTGCACCGCTGATGGATGCAGGCGCGATCGATGCGCGGCTCGATCTCGTCCGGCTGTTCCATGACGACCAGGCCGCGCGCGAGCGGTTGCGTTCGACGCTGCGTGCGTTGCCGGACATCGGCCGTGCGCTCGGCCGGCTGGCTGCGGGGCGTGGTGGCCCGCGCGATCTCGGCCAGTTGCGCGACGGGCTTGACGGCGCATGGAGCCTTGGCGAGCGGCTCGACGGGATCGACACGCCGCCGCCGCTGCTCCGCGACATCGCGCCACGGTTGCGCGGGCATGGCGCGCTGATCGACCTGCTCAAGCGTGCGCTGGTGCCGTCGCCGCCGATCGAGGCGTCCGATGGCGGGTACATCGCGGCAGGCTATGACGCGGCGCTCGACGACCTGCGCGATGCGGGCGCAGGCGGCCGGCGTGCGATCGCCGCGCTGGAGGCCGAGTTCCGCACCAGCACCGGCGTCACCGCGCTGAAGATCCGCCACAACGGCGTGCTCGGTTATCATGTCGAGGTGCCCGCGCGCGCCGCCGATCCGCTGATGAAGCCCGACAGCGGCTTCACGCATCGCCAGACGCTGGCGGGTGTCGTGCGGTTCAACACGCCCGCGCTGCACGAGGTCGCGGCGAAGGTCTCGCAATCCGGCGCGCATGCGCTGGCCGCGGAATCGGCGCATCTGGAGGACCTGACCGCGCAGGCGCTGGCGTCGCGCGAGGCGATTGCGGCGACCGCGGATGCACTCGCGCGGCTCGACGTCGCGGCCGGCCTGGCCGAACGCGCGGCGGAAGGCGCGTGGGCACGGCCGTCGCTGGTCGATCATGCGTGCTTCGAGATCGAAGGCGGGCGGCATCCGGTGGTCGAGGCCGCGGTGGCGAAATCGGGCGACCGGTTCGTCGCGAACGACTGCAACCTGTCCGAAAGCTCGCGGCTGTGGCTCGTCACCGGCCCGAACATGGGCGGCAAATCGACCTTCCTGCGCCAGAACGCGCTGATCGCGGTGCTGGCACAAGCGGGCTCCTACGTGCCCGCGACCAAGGCGACGCTCGGTCTCGTCGACCGGCTGTTCAGCCGCGTCGGTGCGTCGGACAATCTCGCGCGCGGCCGCTCGACCTTCATGGTCGAGATGGTCGAGACCGCGGCGATCCTCGCGCAGGCAACGCCGCGGTCGTTCGTGATCCTCGACGAGGTCGGGCGCGGCACCTCGACCTATGACGGGCTCGCGATCGCGTGGGCGGTGGTCGAGGCGATCCATGAGGACAACCGGTGCAGGTGTCTGTTCGCGACGCATTATCATGAGCTGACGCGGCTCGCCGAACGCTGCGAGGCGCTGTCGCTGCATCACGTCCGCGCGCGCGAGTGGAAGGGCGAGCTGGTGTTGCTCCACGAACTCGCCGACGGCCCGGCGGATCGCAGCTACGGGCTCGCGGTCGCGCGGCTCGCGGGCATGTCGCCGGTGACGGTCGCGCGCGCGAAGGCGGTGCTGGCGAAACTCGAGGCGGGCCGCGCGAAGACCGGCGGGATCGCCGCGGGGCTCGACGACCTGCCGCTGTTCGCCGCCGCGGCGCAGGTCGAGGAGGTCGCCTGCGACATGCTGCGCGAGGATCTGGCGAAACTCGACATCGACGCGATGAGCCCGCGCGATGCGCTCGACGCGCTGTACCGGTTGAAGGCGCTCGCCAACGAGGGGTGATTCCCCTGCCCCCGACACGCCGTCATCCTGGGCTCGACCCAGGATCCAGCGTAACTGACCGCAGCATCTGCCGCTCTGGATCCCAGCTTTCGCTGGGATGACGAAGAGGGATTGGGGAACGCATAGCGTGTTGATCTCGCGTCCTAGTATCTCACGACAGGTCGATGCTAGGCGGCCACCGGATTTAGCGGAGTGCGGGCCTTGGGCGGACATCATCACGGGCATGACCATGGCCATTCGCACGGGGGCCATTCGCACGGGGGCCATTCGCACGGAGGCCATGCGCATGGCGGCCACAGCCACGCCCCAGCCTCGTTCGACCGCGCCTTCGCGATCGGCATCGGGCTCAACATCGTGTTCGTCGCAGTCGAGGCGGTGGTCGGCCTGCGGATCGACTCGGTCGCGCTGCTCGCCGACGCGGGCCACAACCTGTCCGACGTGCTCGGCCTCGTCGTCGCCTGGGGCGGGACGATGCTCGCACGGACTGCGCCGACCAAGCGCTTCACCTATGGGCTGAAGGGCTCGACGATCCTCGCCGCGCTCACCAACGCGCTGCTGTTGATGGTCGCGCTCGGTGCGATCGTGCTGGAGGCGTCGCAGCGATTCTCCGACCCTGCCCCCACCGCAGGCCTGACCGTGTCGATGGTCGCGGGCGTCGGTATCGCGGTCAACGCGATCACCGCCTGGATGTTCGCACGCGGACGCAAGGGCGACGTCAATATCCGCGGCGCCTATCTCCATATGGCCGCCGACGCGCTCGTCTCCGCGGGCGTGGTGATCGCGGGGCTGATGATCTGGCGGACCGGGCTCAGCTGGATCGATCCGGCGGTCAGCATCGTCATCGCGATCCTCATCTTCTGGCAGACCTGGGGCCTGCTCCGCGAGACGGTCGAGATGTCGCTGTCCGCCGTCCCGCGCGGGATCGCGTTCGACGATGTCGATGCCGCGCTGTGCGGCCTGCCCGGCGTCACCGGGATCCACGATCTCCACATCTGGCCGATGAGCACGACCGAACCGGTGCTGACCGCACATCTGGTGATGCCCGGCGGCCACCCGGGCGATCATTTCCTGAGCGATGCCAGGACGATGCTCCACGACCGGTTCGGGATCGGCCACGCCACGCTGCAAGTCGAGACCGGGGGCGACCATGATTGCTCGATGGCGGACGCGGCGACGGTTTGAACTTTTACGAGTGCGCGGGTGTTGTGCCAACATAGATCAGGAGCACTTACCCATGAAGAAGCATTTCATCGCCGCCTTGATGTCGGTCGCTGTCGTTGCCCCCGCCATGATCCCCGTCGAAGCCACCGCGCAACGTCGTGACGATCGGCGGGACGATCGGCGGTACGACAATAACCGTCGCGACGACCGCAACTGGCGCGGCGACAACGATCGCAACTGGGATCCGTCGCGCAGCTACCAGAACGGCAATTACCGCGAGCGTAAGCTCAGCCGCAACGACCGCATCTATCGCGGCAAGGACGGCCGCGCCTATTGCAAGCGCAACGACGGCACGACCGGTCTGGTGATCGGTGCGCTCGGCGGCGGCGTGCTGGCCAACCTGATCGGTGGCGGGACGCTCGGCACGCTGGCGGGTGCCGGCGGCGGCGCACTGCTGGGCCGGTCGGTGGACCGCGGCAACGTGAAGTGCCGCTGAGCTTCGACCGAAGCCTGAAGGAATGACAAAGCGGCGGCCGAGCGATCGGCCGCCGTTTTGATATCTAGAGCATACCGTACAGCAAGGTGCCGTTCAGGCCGATGATCACCGCGGCGATCACCCAGGCAAGAATCCTGAGCCAGGCCGGGCTGACGAGCGTGCCCATGATCGTCCGATCGCCGGTGAACTTGACGAGCGGGACCACCGCGAACGGAAGTTGCAGGCTGAGCACGACCTGGCTCAGCACTAGCAGCCTGGTCGCCCCTGCATCGCCTGATGCGCCGACCACGAACACCGCGGGCACGATCGCGAGCAACCGCGTCACGAGCCGCCGCGCCCAGACCGGCATGCGCAGGTTGAGGAAGCCCTCCATCACGATCTGACCCGCGAGCGTGCCCGTCACCGTCGAGTTCTGCCCCGACGCCAGCAGCGCGACCGCGAACAGCACGCTCGCCGCGCCCATCCCGAGCATGGGGGCGAGCAGCTGATACGCCTGGTCGATCTCGGCGACGTCGGTGCGGCCCGCGACATGGAAGGTCGCCGCCGCCAGGATCAGGATCGCGGCGTTGATGAAGAACGCCAGACCCAGCGCCACCGTGCCGTCGATCGTCGCCATCGTGATCGCGTCGCGCTTGCCCGCGTCGTCCCTGGCGAACGCGCGGGTCTGCACGATCGACGAGTGGAGGTAGAGATTGTGCGGCATCACGGTCGCACCGAGGATGCCGATCGCGATGTAGAGCATCGCCGGGTTGGTCACGATCTGCGTCGTCGGGACGAGGCCGCCTAGCACGCCCGCCATGTCGGGCCGCGCCAGGAACAGCTCGAAGATGAAGCATCCGGCGATGATCACCAGCAACGAGACGACGAACGCCTCCAGCTTGCGGAACCCGAAGCGTTGCAGCGCGAGGATCAGGAACACGTCGAGCGCGGTCAGGACGACGCCGTAGACGAGCGGCAGGCCGAACAGCAGCTTCAGCGCGATCGCCGTGCCGAGCACTTCGGCGAGGTCGCAGGCGATGATCGCAATCTCGCAGAGGAACCAGAGCACGACCGAGACCGGCTTCGAATATTGCGCGCGGCAGGCCTGGGCGAGATCGAGCCCGGCAACGATCCCGAGCCGCGCGGACAGCGCTTGCAGCACCATCGCCATCAGGTTCGACAGCAGCACCACCGACAGCAACGTGTAGCCGAACGCCGACCCGCCGGCGATGTCGGTCGCCCAGTTGCCGGGGTCCATATAGCCGACCGCGACCATGTAGCCCGGCCCGACGAACGCGAACAGCCGCCGCCAGAACGACGCGCCCTCGGGGATGACGATGGTCCGATGACTCTCGGCGAGCGAGTTGGCGAAGTCCGAGGCGGGAAGATTGGGCGCTGACATCGGGGGCTGCTTTGCCGGACGGGGCGAGCGAGAACAAGCGCTTGCGTCCGGGCGGACCGTCAAAGTCGCCCTCTCCCCGTCCGTCACCCCAACGAAAGCTGGGGTGTCCCGGTTGGCGGGTGTCACGGCTCGAACGGGAAGATCTCAGCGTTCGCTGGAATGACGGGGGCGGGGAAGCCTCCCCTCAGATCACCTTCATGTCCGCCTGGTAATGATGCCACGCGAAGATCGCCGCCGCGCCGCGGTGCGGGCGCCAGGCCTCCGCCACTTCGCGCGTCAGCTTCTCGCTCGGCCGGGTCTCGTGGCCGAGGATCCGGCCGACCTCGATCTGGATCGCCAGGTCGCCCGCGGGCCAGATGTCGGTCCGCCCTTCCGCGAACAACAGGTAGATCTCCGCCGACCAGCGGCCGATCCCCTTGACGCGGACCAGCGCGGCGATCGCCTCCTCGTCATCCTCGGGCAGGTTGGCGAGATCGAGCCGGCCGCTCGTCACCTCATCGGCGAGGCTGCGCGCATAGCCGAGCTTCTGGCGCGACAGGCCGGCGCTGCGCAGCGTCTCGTCGCTGGCGGCGGCGATCTTCGCCGGATCGCCCGCGCCGCCGACGACCGCGTCGAGCTTGTTCCAGACCGCCGCCGCCGAGGCGACGCTCACCTGCTGCCCGACGATCGTGCGCAGCAACGTCGCGAAACCGCGTTCGCTGATCCGCGGCGCGGGGTGGCCGGCATTGCCGACCGCGACCGCAAAGGCGGGCTCGATCTCGCACAAGGCCGCCATCGCGGTTTTGAGCTGGTCTGCGTTCAGGCCCATGATGCTTGATCCCAGCGCCATGCAACGGCATGAACGATCGTAGATTTTTCGGAGAATGACATGCCCAAGCTTATCGTCGTGACGCGCGAAGGGGAAGAACGCGAGATCATCGGCGAAGCGGGCCTTTCGGTGATGGAAGTCATCCGCGACGCCGGCATCGACGAGATCCTGGCGCTGTGCGGCGGCTGCTGCTCGTGCGCCACCTGCCACGTCCATGTCGACCCGGAGTTTGCGGCCAAACTGAAGCCGATGGGGCCGGACGAGGACGACCTGCTCGATTCGACCAGCGACCGCGATGCGGGATCGCGACTGTCGTGCCAGATCGAGCTGACCGATGCGCTGGATGGCCTGAAGGTCCGCATCGCCGCGGAGGACTGACGGGAATCCCTCTCCCCGCCGGAGAGAGGGAGGGAGGCGCTCTTGCGCCGGAAGGGAGGGGGGCGTTGGGACGAACCGTCCCGAGCCTCAAGCCCCTCACCCTTCCCGCCGCAAGCGCGGCGGGCCCCTTCCCTCTCCCCGGCGGGGAGAGGGAGCTCAGGTCACCGCGTCGTCACGGCATACAACGCGATCGCCGCGGCGTTCGAGACGTTGAGGCTCTCGACCTTCTCCGAGATCGGCAGCTTCGCCAGCTCGTCGCAATGCTGCTCGGTATTCTGCCGCATGCCCTCGCCCTCGGCGCCGAGCACGATCGCGATCCGCTGCGTGCCCATCGCTTCCGACAGCGTCTGCGTCGCGTGGCCGGTCAGCCCGATCCGCCAGAAGCCCGCCGCAGCGATTTCTTCCAGCGCGCGGGCAAGGTTCACCACCCGGATCCAAGGCACCGATTCGAGCGCACCCGAAGCCGCCCGAGCGATCGTCCCCGATTCCGGCGGCGCATTGCGGTCCGGCGTAATGATCCCCAGCGCATCGAACGCCGCTGCCGACCGCAGGATCGCGCCGACGTTATGCGGATCGGTCACGCCGTCCAGGATCACCAGCGGGCGATTGTCGTCCTTGCCGTGCTCGAGCAAGTCGGCCAGCCACATGTCCTCGAGCGGCTCGACCTCGATCACCACGCCCTGGTGCGGTGCGTCGCCCGGCACCAGTCGCGCCAGATCCGCCGCCTCGGCATAGGTCACCGGTACGTCGGCGGGCAGGTCGAACCCCGCCAGCGCCTCGCGCGTGCCGAGAATCTTGCGCACCGTGCGCTCCGGATTGGCGAGCGCCGCCCCGACTGCGTGCTTGCCCCAGAAGCGGGGGCGGCCTGCTGGCGCCTTGCTCGGCCTGTGTCCCTTGCGTGCCATGTTCGCTCTCTATGTCGTCGATGTGAGTGTATGTATGGGGCGTCCTTGTCGGCAATCGGGCCGCGCGGCAACACCGAACCATGAAACTTCGCAAAACCTGCGTTGACACACAGGGCGCGCTTCGCCATTGAGCC from Sphingomonas sp. HMP9 encodes:
- the mutS gene encoding DNA mismatch repair protein MutS; this encodes MMTQYLGLKAEADDCLLFYRMGDFFELFMDDARIAAGVLDIALTARGEHEGKPIPMCGVPVHAATVYLQRLIKAGHRVAIAEQVESPAEAKARGGSKALVARAIVRVVTAGTLTEEALLDARSDNWCVAIGEVGGSVAIAAADVSTGRFEIVEVAADAVDAELARLGAAEVVAAEASVFAEAATTLRPKLDFDSAAGEARLKRLYGVATLDGFGQFGRASLAAAGGLVAYLEHNAKGTMPFLRPPRIGRAAETMAIDAATRESLELTCTTGGVRKGSLLDAVDRTVTGAGARLLGADLGAPLMDAGAIDARLDLVRLFHDDQAARERLRSTLRALPDIGRALGRLAAGRGGPRDLGQLRDGLDGAWSLGERLDGIDTPPPLLRDIAPRLRGHGALIDLLKRALVPSPPIEASDGGYIAAGYDAALDDLRDAGAGGRRAIAALEAEFRTSTGVTALKIRHNGVLGYHVEVPARAADPLMKPDSGFTHRQTLAGVVRFNTPALHEVAAKVSQSGAHALAAESAHLEDLTAQALASREAIAATADALARLDVAAGLAERAAEGAWARPSLVDHACFEIEGGRHPVVEAAVAKSGDRFVANDCNLSESSRLWLVTGPNMGGKSTFLRQNALIAVLAQAGSYVPATKATLGLVDRLFSRVGASDNLARGRSTFMVEMVETAAILAQATPRSFVILDEVGRGTSTYDGLAIAWAVVEAIHEDNRCRCLFATHYHELTRLAERCEALSLHHVRAREWKGELVLLHELADGPADRSYGLAVARLAGMSPVTVARAKAVLAKLEAGRAKTGGIAAGLDDLPLFAAAAQVEEVACDMLREDLAKLDIDAMSPRDALDALYRLKALANEG
- a CDS encoding DNA-3-methyladenine glycosylase family protein, which translates into the protein MGLNADQLKTAMAALCEIEPAFAVAVGNAGHPAPRISERGFATLLRTIVGQQVSVASAAAVWNKLDAVVGGAGDPAKIAAASDETLRSAGLSRQKLGYARSLADEVTSGRLDLANLPEDDEEAIAALVRVKGIGRWSAEIYLLFAEGRTDIWPAGDLAIQIEVGRILGHETRPSEKLTREVAEAWRPHRGAAAIFAWHHYQADMKVI
- a CDS encoding 2Fe-2S iron-sulfur cluster-binding protein, with protein sequence MPKLIVVTREGEEREIIGEAGLSVMEVIRDAGIDEILALCGGCCSCATCHVHVDPEFAAKLKPMGPDEDDLLDSTSDRDAGSRLSCQIELTDALDGLKVRIAAED
- a CDS encoding glycine zipper 2TM domain-containing protein, translated to MKKHFIAALMSVAVVAPAMIPVEATAQRRDDRRDDRRYDNNRRDDRNWRGDNDRNWDPSRSYQNGNYRERKLSRNDRIYRGKDGRAYCKRNDGTTGLVIGALGGGVLANLIGGGTLGTLAGAGGGALLGRSVDRGNVKCR
- a CDS encoding NADP-dependent malic enzyme — encoded protein: MSDETLQFSEREALLFHSEGRPGKIEIIASKPMATQRDLALAYSPGVAVPVQAIYDDPATVYDYTAKGNLVAVISNGTAILGMGNLGPLASKPVMEGKAVLFKRFADVDAIDIELKTEDVNRFIDAVELMEPTFGGINLEDIKAPECFIIEQALRERMNIPVFHDDQHGTAIITAAGLINACLLTGRKLSEVKIVVNGAGAAAIACTELVKAMGVRGDNVILCDRKGVIYQGREGVDQWKSAHAAITETRTLTEALVGADVFLGLSAAGSLTPEMVKDMAPAPIIFAMANPEPEIRPELAMAARPDAIVATGRSDYPNQVNNVLGFPFIFRGALDVRATGINDAMKIAAANAIAELARERVPEEVAAAYGVSHSFGPAYIIPAPFDPRLMEVVPVAVAKAAMESGVATKPILDIEAYRHSLRARLNPTTSVLSMAYEGARAHPKRVIFAEGEEEVVLRAAIAFKEGGYGTPVLVGRDDVPERLRALGVTDPESFELHNSRVSPLVPKMVDFLYSRLQRRGYLRRDCERMVNQDRNIFGALLLQLGEGDAMITGITRTYGETMRQIRRVIDPLAGKTPFGIHLLVGQSHTVFIADTTVNERPTAEQLADFAEQTAAVARRMGHEPRVAFLSYSNFGNPKGEWLDNIRDAVTVLDGRQVGFEYEGEMAPDVALNPKQLANYPFARLSGPANVLIMPGLQSAHISAKLLRELGGDSVIGPMLIGMEKPVQVAPMTSTASELVTLAVLAAGGIAR
- a CDS encoding cation diffusion facilitator family transporter, with the protein product MGGHHHGHDHGHSHGGHSHGGHSHGGHAHGGHSHAPASFDRAFAIGIGLNIVFVAVEAVVGLRIDSVALLADAGHNLSDVLGLVVAWGGTMLARTAPTKRFTYGLKGSTILAALTNALLLMVALGAIVLEASQRFSDPAPTAGLTVSMVAGVGIAVNAITAWMFARGRKGDVNIRGAYLHMAADALVSAGVVIAGLMIWRTGLSWIDPAVSIVIAILIFWQTWGLLRETVEMSLSAVPRGIAFDDVDAALCGLPGVTGIHDLHIWPMSTTEPVLTAHLVMPGGHPGDHFLSDARTMLHDRFGIGHATLQVETGGDHDCSMADAATV
- a CDS encoding Nramp family divalent metal transporter, with translation MSAPNLPASDFANSLAESHRTIVIPEGASFWRRLFAFVGPGYMVAVGYMDPGNWATDIAGGSAFGYTLLSVVLLSNLMAMVLQALSARLGIVAGLDLAQACRAQYSKPVSVVLWFLCEIAIIACDLAEVLGTAIALKLLFGLPLVYGVVLTALDVFLILALQRFGFRKLEAFVVSLLVIIAGCFIFELFLARPDMAGVLGGLVPTTQIVTNPAMLYIAIGILGATVMPHNLYLHSSIVQTRAFARDDAGKRDAITMATIDGTVALGLAFFINAAILILAAATFHVAGRTDVAEIDQAYQLLAPMLGMGAASVLFAVALLASGQNSTVTGTLAGQIVMEGFLNLRMPVWARRLVTRLLAIVPAVFVVGASGDAGATRLLVLSQVVLSLQLPFAVVPLVKFTGDRTIMGTLVSPAWLRILAWVIAAVIIGLNGTLLYGML
- a CDS encoding SDR family NAD(P)-dependent oxidoreductase — translated: MDTTTLFRLDGRVALITGGSRGIGKMIAAGFIAQGAKVYISSRKAAACEETVAELGPNCIALPQDVSTVAGCKALAEQFAEHESKLDILVNNAGAAWGVPFEEFSEVGWDKVMDLNVKSPFFLTQALHAALKASGSRAKPAKVINITSIDGQRLNPWETYSYHASKSALIYLTKRMAARLVTDSINVTSIAPGAFASDMNKAARDHGDAVAEGIPAKRVGVDEDMAGAAIYLASRAGDYVIGETITVDGGLVHASLGTSIDA